The following coding sequences are from one Eucalyptus grandis isolate ANBG69807.140 chromosome 11, ASM1654582v1, whole genome shotgun sequence window:
- the LOC104452436 gene encoding LOW QUALITY PROTEIN: probable leucine-rich repeat receptor-like protein kinase At5g49770 (The sequence of the model RefSeq protein was modified relative to this genomic sequence to represent the inferred CDS: inserted 2 bases in 2 codons; deleted 2 bases in 1 codon), which yields MGVRVLVILLVFLLGESIGDAATNPYDFSAIKGLMSDWQNTPPNWVGIDPCGNGWDGIGCKNSRITSITLSSMGLTGSLPGDIGQLSELQILDLSYNKGLTGSLPVQIGNLVKLTNLLLVGCGLYGPIPDSIGSLQNLVFLSLNSNGFSGLIPPTIGNLSRLYWLDLADNQLTGSIPVSNGSNPGLDMLLHTKHFHFGQNRLSGTIPSQLFSSEMHLIHVLFDNNQLGGSIPSTLGLVQSLEVVRFDTNFLSSAVPGNLNNLTSVQELLLSNNRLTGPFPNLAGMNALNYLDLSNNSFDATDFPAWIPTLQSLTTLTLEHTQVQGVLPVILFSIFSLQSVVLKNNNVNGTLDIGTSRSNQLQLIDLQTNLIDSFKQSTGVYSVVVILVDNPVCQETGAAGQSYCTVPQTNTSSYSTPPNSCIPAVCNSNQTSSPNCKCSHPYTGTLVFRAPSFSGLGNLTYFEKLASSMMISFQSYQLPVDSISLSDPRKDSYNYLKLNLAVFPSGVRFNWTGINSIGFVLSNQTYKPSQLFGPFYFIGDQYMNFDVPTTSKKSSNIGVIIGAAAGGFVLLLLLALVGVYAFRQKKRAEKATEQSNPFVNWDPNKSDGSIPQLKGARWFSLEELKKYTNNFSDANEIGSGGYGKVYRGTLPTGNFVAIKRAQQGSMQGGVEFKNEIELLSRVHHKNLVSLVGFCLEQGEXLLVYEFXSNGTLKDSLSGKSGIRMDWARRLKVAIGAARGLAYLHELANPPIIHRDIKSTNILLDDHLNAKVADFGLSKPMGDGERGHVTTQVKGTMGYLDPEYYMTQQLTEKSDVYSFGVLMLELLTARRPIERGRYIVREVRVLINKDKDLYNLQGILDPAIGLGTSLKGLERFVELAMRCAEESGADRPTMGEVVKEIENIMVFAGLNPKAESATTSASYEEASKGATHPYRNEDFFEYSGGFPPSRIEPQ from the exons GGACCTATCTTACAACAAGGGTCTGACTGGATCTCTTCCTGTACAAATTGGAAACTTGGTGAAGCTCACGAACTT ACTCCTGGTTGGTTGCGGACTTTATGGTCCAATACCGGATTCCATTGGATCTCTGCAGAACCTGGTGTTTCT ATCTCTAAATTCAAATGGATTCAGTGGGCTGATTCCCCCTACAATCGGTAACCTTTCTAGGCTCTACTGGCTGGACCTAGCTGACAATCAGCTAACTGGATCTATTCCGGTATCCAATGGAAGCAATCCTGGCCTTGATATGCTACTTCACACGAAGCACTT TCATTTTGGGCAGAACCGACTCTCTGGCACAATTCCTTCCCAATTATTCAGTTCTGAGATGCATCTTATCCATGT GCTTTTTGACAACAATCAGCTCGGAGGTAGCATCCCTTCCACTCTTGGACTGGTGCAGAGTTTGGAAGTTGT ACGCTTTGATACAAACTTTCTAAGTAGTGCAGTCCCTGGAAATCTCAACAATCTTACATCTGTTCAAGAACT CCTTCTTTCCAACAACAGGCTAACTGGTCCGTTTCCCAACCTTGCTGGCATGAACGCCCTCAACTACCT GGACTTAAGCAATAATAGTTTTGATGCGACAGATTTCCCCGCATGGATTCCGACATTACAGTCTTTGACAACATT AACGCTGGAACACACGCAAGTTCAAGGAGTCCTACCTGTCATCCTTTTCAGCATTTTCAGTTTGCAAAGTGT GGTCTTAAAAAACAACAATGTGAATGGAACCTTGGACATAGGCACCAGCCGTAGCAATCAATTGCAACTCATTGATTTGCAGACCAATCTTATTGATAGCTTCAAGCAGAGTACTGGAGTTTACAGTGTCGTGGTGAT ACTTGTCGATAACCCGGTTTGTCAAGAAACAGGAGCAGCTGGGCAAAGTTACTGTACCGTTCCACAAACCAACACCTCCTCATACTCGACACCGCCTAATAGTTGCATCCCAGCCGTTTGCAATTCAAACCAGACATCCAGCCCCAACTGTAAATGCAGCCATCCCTACACAGGAACTTTAGTCTTCAGAGCTCCTTCTTTCTCAGGTTTAGGGAACTTGACTTATTTCGAAAAACTCGCAAGCTCTATGATGATCTCTTTTCAGTCCTATCAACTTCCAGTAGATTCCATCTCGCTGAGTGATCCACGCAAGGATTCATATAATTACCTTAAACTGAATCTTGCGGTCTTCCCATCCGGGGTTCGTTTCAATTGGACTGGCATAAACAGTATTGGCTTTGTGCTCAGTAATCAGACTTACAAGCCTTCACAATTATTTGGGCCTTTCTATTTCATCGGCGATCAGTACATGAACTTTGATG TACCAACTACATCCAAAAAATCGTCAAACATCGGAGTCATCATTGGTGCAGCAGCTGGTGGTTTTGTTCTCCTCTTGCTATTGGCTCTTGTGGGGGTTTATGCTTTtcgtcaaaagaaaagagcagaAAAGGCTACAGAGCAAAGCAACCCTTTTG TAAACTGGGACCCAAATAAGAGCGACGGCAGCATCCCCCAACTCAAAGGAGCGAGATGGTTTTCTCTTGAAGAGCTAAAGAAATACACCAACAACTTCTCAGATGCCAATGAAATTGGATCTGGTGGCTATGGAAAG GTCTACAGGGGTACTCTTCCCACTGGAAATTTTGTCGCCATAAAACGAGCACAGCAGGGATCTATGCAGGGTGGGGTCGAGTTCAAAAATGAGATTGAGCTTCTATCGAGAGTCCATCACAAGAATCTTGTCAGCCTTGTCGGTTTTTGTCTTGAGCAAGGTG AATTGCTAGTGTACGAGT CTTCAAATGGTACCCTCAAAGACAGTCTCTCAG GAAAGTCAGGGATCAGGATGGATTGGGCAAGAAGACTCAAAGTAGCCATTGGTGCAGCCCGAGGTCTGGCTTATCTTCATGAGCTTGCTAATCCTCCGATCATACACAGGGACATAAAATCAACCAACATCCTATTGGATGATCACTTGAATGCGAAAGTTGCTGATTTTGGTCTCTCCAAGCCCATGGGAGATGGTGAAAGGGGTCATGTCACCACTCAAGTCAAAGGAACAATG GGCTACTTGGATCCTGAATACTACATGACACAGCAGCTGACCGAGAAGAGCGATGTCTATAGCTTCGGAGTATTGATGCTGGAACTCCTTACAGCCAGAAGGCCCATAGAGCGGGGCAGATATATTGTGAGAGAAGTTAGGGTGCTCATAAATAAGGACAAAGATTTGTACAATCTGCAGGGGATTCTCGACCCAGCCATCGGATTGGGCACGTCTTTGAAGGGTCTCGAGAGGTTTGTGGAGTTAGCAATGAGATGTGCGGAAGAATCAGGAGCGGACAGGCCAACCATGGGAGAGGTGGTGAAGGAAATCGAGAACATCATGGTTTTCGCGGGTTTGAATCCAAAGGCTGAATCGGCGACCACTTCAGCCAGTTATGAGGAGGCGAGTAAGGGT GCTACACATCCCTACCGCAACGAGGACTTCTTTGAGTATAGTGGAGGTTTCCCACCTTCAAGGATCGAACCCCAGTAG